The genomic region ACATCAGTGCGACACGGCTTCGGGAGCCGTAGCCGAACAGCGCGACTAGAAAGAATGACGGGACGAGCATGAGTTCGAAAAACACATAGAATTCAATGAGGTTGGTGGCAAGCACAGTTCCTAGCATGCCCATCGAAAACGTGAGGTAGAGGGCATAGTAGAGGCCCATCTGCTTTGAGACGTATTTCTGCGTGGTGACGACTGCAAGCTGGGAAGCAGAACCGCCGCCCGATAACTCGGACTGTTCCGAAGGCGCATCAGGGCGCGAAGAAAAGCCGCCGCCTGGATTTCCGCGGAAATCACTTCCCTTTGGCATCTCGTCTGTCAGCTTGCGGACCATGTATGGCTTTGAGAAAAGCGAGATTATTGTCGCGGCCACGTAAATGAGAAATGCAAAGGGAATGCTGATGCCGTCAAGCCGGAGGCCAAAGTCGCCGAACTGGCCCCACTTGTAGGTTTCAGAGTATACGCCGTCTCCCAGACCTATCGTAGGAATGAGCAGCAGGGCAGTCGAGACGGCGAGGATCCCGAAGGAAAACCACGTGACGGCGTTGACGCTGGACCTGCGGCCAAGGGCAAAGGCGACCGGCGAGCCGAAAAGCGGAAGGAACGTCGCAGCCATCAAAAGGAATGATGCGGCCATCAATTATCCCTTGAGGCTCTTGTACTCCGCAACGTCGACTTCCTTGTAAAGGCGATATGCGACAATTATCAGTCCAAGGCCGACGGCGACTTCTGCCGCGGCAATTGCTATAGAAAAGAGTGCAAACACCTGTCCCTGGGCGTTTGGAATACCACGGGAAAAAGCCACTAGTGTGAGGTTTGCGGCATTTGCGATAATCTCGATTGAAAAGAGCATCCTTATCGCATTACGCTTGACTACCAGTCCATAGACTCCGATTGCCACAAGGACAACCGCGACTATTAGAAAATCAATCAGTTCGCTCATTTGGTTGCTGTTCCACCTCTTCTCTTCGTGCCAGTGCAAGCGCAGCAATTATCGAGCCGGCCAGAGTCAGTCCGAGGATTACCAGTACCGGCGCATAATAGGTCAGCATCTGCTGGCCCAGGGCCTTGATGTCAATTGGGGGCAGGTCAAATCCTGCCTGGTGCTGGTTCAGGCCCGACACAATCAACAAAGTGCCAAGGCTTGCTATCATTATCAGCATAAGGGTAATTCCCGCGGCCTTTCTCTTCCGATCCTCCTTTGATGTAAACAGTCCCTGAGTGTTAACGAGCATGACTGTAAAGATGATAAGCACCGCCACCGCGCCGACGTATACCGCTATCTGGAACATTGCGACAAACGGGGCATCTAGCAGCAGAAAGAATCCGGCTATCCCCATCATGCATATCGCAAGCGCGATTGCACCGTAGATAAGCTCCTTTGTTTCAA from Nitrososphaera sp. harbors:
- the nuoK gene encoding NADH-quinone oxidoreductase subunit NuoK, with product MSELIDFLIVAVVLVAIGVYGLVVKRNAIRMLFSIEIIANAANLTLVAFSRGIPNAQGQVFALFSIAIAAAEVAVGLGLIIVAYRLYKEVDVAEYKSLKG
- a CDS encoding NADH-quinone oxidoreductase subunit J, with protein sequence MADPVFIAVAVLTVGSAIIALETKELIYGAIALAICMMGIAGFFLLLDAPFVAMFQIAVYVGAVAVLIIFTVMLVNTQGLFTSKEDRKRKAAGITLMLIMIASLGTLLIVSGLNQHQAGFDLPPIDIKALGQQMLTYYAPVLVILGLTLAGSIIAALALARREEVEQQPNERTD